From a region of the Labrus mixtus chromosome 5, fLabMix1.1, whole genome shotgun sequence genome:
- the agtpbp1 gene encoding cytosolic carboxypeptidase 1 isoform X3, translating to MEYSYTRRYYAPVVTDDPPEKSGKEVMSKGSTGMEVILSSLESSRDVQTTLNILYILTELLTVGRGRRAGVFVSKGGTGVLFQILISASKELPPSEELMLQLHSLLAKVGPKDRKFGVKARLSGALNVTVNLLKQNLQNTKLLLPCLQVLRVYSTNSVNAISLGKNGVVELMFKIVAPYSKKNTSLLKVALDALGALLKSKTNARRAVDGGHVPILLALYLDWHRNDTRHRHMLIRKGLLVCLRNITNIKLGRKAFIDADGMRVLYNSSTECLPVRTLDPLINTSSLIMRKCFPKNRLPLPTIKSAFHYQLPHIPAAGPVAQLYSQPPGGRKSHQLCNKPLKKVDDVVDESDNEETDADTENDTENEEDEKDQHTANDDIETDLNKLHPKKSPGRPFEELRVYERFFVELSEDFQGFNFDCSKSASTTSSSSTFSSSSASTQPSRPIIVPTAQALSPKRDPISIPLGGCNPTKGTHTLPSPSAPAPTPPAPLVPLELDTIHLDKDQDKQEKANIPSPDTHSTRSPLSRPPQGQVIAQELVNVLEGVSLDEEVFLSADDGGRKGVKQEGSPVNTTRHIQSPLLLGGIPALRVGGGGSNWGSDCGSEGAEDEGAEGAVLEVPDTALLLPLHDPDLYVEMVKGTLSVPQYAEVAYPDYFGHVAPTFREPHLERVYGVQRSKIFQDIERLIHPNDIVDKVVYDLDIPSCPLIEDNGESLKFNSQFESGNLRKVVQVRKNEYDLVLNSDINSNHYHQWFYFEVSGMRVGTMYRFNIINCEKSNSQFNYGMQVLMYSVQEAISGRPRWVRTGTDICYYKNHFARSSIAAGGQKGKSYYTMTFTTSFSHKDDVCYFAYHYPYTYSTLKMHLSKLEALRTPQIYLRQDVLCETLGGNKCPLLTITAMPESNSNDHICQFRNRPLIFLSARVHPGETNASWVMKGTLEFLMGTSPLAASLRDAYIFKIVPMLNPDGVINGNHRCSLSGEDLNRQWQSPNPELHPTIYHTKSLLQYLAHIQRAPLVFCDYHGHSRKKNVFMYGCSVKETVWQSNISATSSDLQEDLGYRALPKILSQIAPAFSMASCSFVVERSKESTARVVVWREIGVQRSYTMESTLCGCDQGKYKGLQIGTRELEEMGAQFCVALLRLKRLTGLRNHQHLLDLESDIIGPQCKVVSSSTTTYVLEEDEPSFLEAIDYSAESNDEDAEADNEHRIEVHENTDHLDPPSDSDFNHRD from the exons atGGAGTACAGCTACACCAGGAGATACTACGCACCTGTGGTCACTGATGACCCGCCAG AGAAGAGCGGGAAAGAGGTGATGTCCAAAGGCTCCACTGGAATGGAGGTCATCCTATCTTCACTGGAG AGCTCCCGGGATGTCCAGACAACTCTGaacattttgtacattcttaCCGAGCTGCTGACTGTTG GCAGAGGCCGCAGGGCCGGAGTATTCGTGTCTAAAGGAGGAACGGGAGTATTATTTCAGATTCTGATCTCTGCAAGTAAAGAGTTGCCTCCTAGTGAGGAGCTCATGCTGCAGCTTCATTCGCTGCTGGCAAAGGTCGGCCCTAAAG acagAAAGTTTGGTGTGAAGGCCCGTTTGAGCGGAGCGCTGAATGTCACAGTCAACCTGTTGAAACAGAACCTACAGAACACCAAACTGCTTCTGCCCTGCCTGCAGGTTCTCAGGGTTTACTCCACCAACT CGGTGAATGCTATTTCTCTGGGCAAGAACGGAGTGGTGGAGCTCATGTTCAAGATCGTGGCGCCGTACAGCAAGAAGAACACCAGCCTGCTCAA GGTAGCTCTGGACGCACTGGGAGCTCTGCTCAAATCCA agacGAATGCTCGCCGTGCAGTCGATGGCGGACATGTTCCGATCTTGTTGGCTCTGTACCTGGACTGGCATCGCAACGACACAAGACATCGTCACATGCTGATCCGTAAAGGGCTGCTGGTCTGCCTCAGGAACATCACCAACATCAAGCTGGGCAGGAAAGCCTTCATAGACGCTGACGGCATGAGGGTCCTCTACAACTCCTCCACG GAGTGTCTCCCAGTGCGGACTCTGGATCCTCTGATCAACACGTCGAGCCTCATCATGAGGAAGTGTTTTCCTAAGAACCGTCTTCCTCTGCCCACCATCAAATCAGCCTTCCACTACCAGCTGCCACATATACCTGCTGCGGGGCCTGTGGCACAGCTGTACAGCCAGCCACCTGGGG GGAGGAAAAGCCATCAGCTCTGCAACAAGCCCTTAAAGAAGG TGGACGATGTGGTGGATGAAAGTGACAACGAGGAGACGGACGCAGACACGGAGAACGATACTGAGAACGAGGAGGACGAGAAGGATCAGCACACCGCT AATGACGACATAGAGACGGACCTTAACAAGCTGCATCCCAAAAAGAGCCCTGGACGTCCCTTTGAGGAGTTAAGGGTTTATGAAAGGTTCTTTGTGGAGCTTTCTGAGGACTTCCAG GGTTTCAACTTTGATTGCTCGAAGAGTGCCTCTACCACATCTTCATCATCCACCTTCTCCTCATCGTCAGCCTCCACTCAGCCCTCTCGGCCAATCATAGTGCCCACAGCTCAGGCCCTGTCCCCCAAGCGGGATCCCATATCGATCCCACTGGGGGGTTGCAATCCTACcaaaggaacacacacactcccgtCTCCTTCTGCACCCGCGCccactcctcctgctcctctagTGCCCTTAGAACTGGACACCATCCACCTGGACAAGGACCAAGACAAACAGGAGAAGGCCAACATTCCTTCCCCCGACACCCACTCGACACGTTCCCCCCTCAGCAGGCCTCCTCAGGGGCAGGTGATAGCACAGGAGCTAGTGAATGTGTTGGAGGGTGTGTCTCTGGACGAGGAGGTGTTTCTGAGTGCAGACGACGGAGGGAGAAAGGGAGTCAAACAAGAAGGGTCCCCGGTCAACACCACAAGACACATCCAGTCCCCCCTGCTCCTGGGGGGTATCCCTGCGCTGCGTGTGGGAGGGGGAGGCAGCAACTGGGGATCGGATTGTGGCTCAGAGGGTGCTGAAGACGAGGGAGCGGAAGGAGCTGTCCTGGAGGTGCCGGACACGGCGCTGCTCCTCCCGCTGCACGACCCCGACCTCTACGTGGAGATGGTGAAGGGAACGCTCTCTGTACCTCAGTACGCTGAAGTGGCTTACCCAGACTACTTTGGCCATGTGGCGCCAACTTTCAGGGAGCCCCATCTGGAGAGAGTGTATGGCGTTCAGag GTCTAAGATATTCCAGGACATTGAGAGGTTGATCCATCCTAACGATATCGTGGATAAAGTAGTTTATGACCTGGACATTCCAAG tTGTCCTTTGATTGAAGACAACGGGGAGTCGCTGAAGTTCAACTCTCAGTTTGAGTCTGGAAACCTGAGGAAGGTGGTTCAAGTGAGAAA AAATGAGTACGACCTGGTGCTGAATTCAGACATCAACAGtaaccactaccatcagtggtTCTACTTTGAGGTGAGCGGTATGCGAGTGGGAACAATGTACCGCTTCAACATCATCAACTGTGAGAAGTCCAACAGCCAGTTCAACTACG gcatgcAGGTGCTGATGTACTCTGTGCAGGAGGCGATCAGTGGAAGGCCTCGCTGGGTCAGAACAGGAACAGACATCTGTTACTACAA GAATCACTTTGCGAGGAGCTCCATTGCAGCCGGCGGTCAGAAAGGAAAATCCTATTACACCATGACCTTCACAACGAGCTTCAGCCACAAGGACGACGTCTGCTACTTTGCCTATCATTACCCGTACACATACTCCACTCTCAAG ATGCACCTGTCCAAACTGGAGGCTCTGAGGACCCCCCAGATCTACCTGAGACAGGACGTCCTGTGTGAAACTCTAGGGGGAAACAAATGCCCCCTCCTCACCATCACTGCCATGCCAGAGTCCAACTCCAATGATCACATCTGTCAGTTCA GGAATCGCCCATTGATCTTCCTGTCAGCCAGAGTGCACCCCGGAGAGACCAACGCTAGCTGGGTAATGAAGGGCACGCTGGAGTTCCTGATGGGCACCAGCCCGCTGGCAGCCAGCCTGAGAGATGCCTACATCTTCAAGATCGTCCCCATGCTGAACCCTGATGGAGTTATAAATGGAAA TCATCGTTGTTCTCTGAGCGGAGAAGATTTGAATCGCCAGTGGCAGAGCCCCAATCCTGAGCTCCACCCCACCATCTACCACACTAAGAGCCTGCTGCAGTACCTTGCACACATACAAAGGGCACCGCTG GTGTTTTGCGACTACCACGGTCATTCCAGAAAGAAGAACGTGTTCATGTACGGCTGCAGCGTGAAGGAGACGGTCTGGCAGTCCAACATCAGCGCCACGTCCAGCGACCTGCAAGAAGACCTTGGATACAGG GCTCTACCTAAGATCCTGTCCCAGATCGCCCCGGCCTTCAGCATGGCCAGCTGCAGTTTTGTCGTGGAGCGCTCCAAAGAGTCGACCGCCCGCGTTGTTGTATGGAGAGAGATAGGAGTGCAGCGCAGCTACACCATGGAGAGCACGCTGTGTGGCTGTGACCAGGGCAAATACAAG GGTCTGCAGATCGGCAccagagagctggaggagatgGGCGCTCAGTTCTGCGTGGCCCTGctgaggctgaagaggctgaCGGGGCTCCGCAACCaccaacatctgctggatctgGAGAGCGATATCATCGGGCCGCAGTGTAAAGTGGTCAG cagcagcaccacgACCTACGTGCTGGAGGAGGATGAGCCCTCCTTTCTGGAGGCGATAGACTACAGCGCCGAGAGCAACGACGAGGACGCCGAGGCCGACAACGAACACAGGATCGAAGTCCACGAGAACACCGATCACCTGGATCCCCCGTCAGACTCCGACTTCAATCACAGGGACTAA
- the agtpbp1 gene encoding cytosolic carboxypeptidase 1 isoform X1 gives MNKPKMATEKGVPSNSRVLMLLGQLERMNGEAMGRDVETARQVTAKILHLIQTQEKSGKEVMSKGSTGMEVILSSLESSRDVQTTLNILYILTELLTVGRGRRAGVFVSKGGTGVLFQILISASKELPPSEELMLQLHSLLAKVGPKDRKFGVKARLSGALNVTVNLLKQNLQNTKLLLPCLQVLRVYSTNSVNAISLGKNGVVELMFKIVAPYSKKNTSLLKVALDALGALLKSKTNARRAVDGGHVPILLALYLDWHRNDTRHRHMLIRKGLLVCLRNITNIKLGRKAFIDADGMRVLYNSSTECLPVRTLDPLINTSSLIMRKCFPKNRLPLPTIKSAFHYQLPHIPAAGPVAQLYSQPPGGRKSHQLCNKPLKKVDDVVDESDNEETDADTENDTENEEDEKDQHTANDDIETDLNKLHPKKSPGRPFEELRVYERFFVELSEDFQGFNFDCSKSASTTSSSSTFSSSSASTQPSRPIIVPTAQALSPKRDPISIPLGGCNPTKGTHTLPSPSAPAPTPPAPLVPLELDTIHLDKDQDKQEKANIPSPDTHSTRSPLSRPPQGQVIAQELVNVLEGVSLDEEVFLSADDGGRKGVKQEGSPVNTTRHIQSPLLLGGIPALRVGGGGSNWGSDCGSEGAEDEGAEGAVLEVPDTALLLPLHDPDLYVEMVKGTLSVPQYAEVAYPDYFGHVAPTFREPHLERVYGVQRSKIFQDIERLIHPNDIVDKVVYDLDIPSCPLIEDNGESLKFNSQFESGNLRKVVQVRKNEYDLVLNSDINSNHYHQWFYFEVSGMRVGTMYRFNIINCEKSNSQFNYGMQVLMYSVQEAISGRPRWVRTGTDICYYKNHFARSSIAAGGQKGKSYYTMTFTTSFSHKDDVCYFAYHYPYTYSTLKMHLSKLEALRTPQIYLRQDVLCETLGGNKCPLLTITAMPESNSNDHICQFRNRPLIFLSARVHPGETNASWVMKGTLEFLMGTSPLAASLRDAYIFKIVPMLNPDGVINGNHRCSLSGEDLNRQWQSPNPELHPTIYHTKSLLQYLAHIQRAPLVFCDYHGHSRKKNVFMYGCSVKETVWQSNISATSSDLQEDLGYRALPKILSQIAPAFSMASCSFVVERSKESTARVVVWREIGVQRSYTMESTLCGCDQGKYKGLQIGTRELEEMGAQFCVALLRLKRLTGLRNHQHLLDLESDIIGPQCKVVSSSTTTYVLEEDEPSFLEAIDYSAESNDEDAEADNEHRIEVHENTDHLDPPSDSDFNHRD, from the exons TGTTCCCAGTAACTCCAGGGTGCTGATGCTCCTGGGACAACTGGAGAGGATGAACGGAGAGGCCATGGGGAGGGATGTGGAAACGGCGAGACAGGTCACTGCGAAGATACTTCATCTCATTCAGACACAAG AGAAGAGCGGGAAAGAGGTGATGTCCAAAGGCTCCACTGGAATGGAGGTCATCCTATCTTCACTGGAG AGCTCCCGGGATGTCCAGACAACTCTGaacattttgtacattcttaCCGAGCTGCTGACTGTTG GCAGAGGCCGCAGGGCCGGAGTATTCGTGTCTAAAGGAGGAACGGGAGTATTATTTCAGATTCTGATCTCTGCAAGTAAAGAGTTGCCTCCTAGTGAGGAGCTCATGCTGCAGCTTCATTCGCTGCTGGCAAAGGTCGGCCCTAAAG acagAAAGTTTGGTGTGAAGGCCCGTTTGAGCGGAGCGCTGAATGTCACAGTCAACCTGTTGAAACAGAACCTACAGAACACCAAACTGCTTCTGCCCTGCCTGCAGGTTCTCAGGGTTTACTCCACCAACT CGGTGAATGCTATTTCTCTGGGCAAGAACGGAGTGGTGGAGCTCATGTTCAAGATCGTGGCGCCGTACAGCAAGAAGAACACCAGCCTGCTCAA GGTAGCTCTGGACGCACTGGGAGCTCTGCTCAAATCCA agacGAATGCTCGCCGTGCAGTCGATGGCGGACATGTTCCGATCTTGTTGGCTCTGTACCTGGACTGGCATCGCAACGACACAAGACATCGTCACATGCTGATCCGTAAAGGGCTGCTGGTCTGCCTCAGGAACATCACCAACATCAAGCTGGGCAGGAAAGCCTTCATAGACGCTGACGGCATGAGGGTCCTCTACAACTCCTCCACG GAGTGTCTCCCAGTGCGGACTCTGGATCCTCTGATCAACACGTCGAGCCTCATCATGAGGAAGTGTTTTCCTAAGAACCGTCTTCCTCTGCCCACCATCAAATCAGCCTTCCACTACCAGCTGCCACATATACCTGCTGCGGGGCCTGTGGCACAGCTGTACAGCCAGCCACCTGGGG GGAGGAAAAGCCATCAGCTCTGCAACAAGCCCTTAAAGAAGG TGGACGATGTGGTGGATGAAAGTGACAACGAGGAGACGGACGCAGACACGGAGAACGATACTGAGAACGAGGAGGACGAGAAGGATCAGCACACCGCT AATGACGACATAGAGACGGACCTTAACAAGCTGCATCCCAAAAAGAGCCCTGGACGTCCCTTTGAGGAGTTAAGGGTTTATGAAAGGTTCTTTGTGGAGCTTTCTGAGGACTTCCAG GGTTTCAACTTTGATTGCTCGAAGAGTGCCTCTACCACATCTTCATCATCCACCTTCTCCTCATCGTCAGCCTCCACTCAGCCCTCTCGGCCAATCATAGTGCCCACAGCTCAGGCCCTGTCCCCCAAGCGGGATCCCATATCGATCCCACTGGGGGGTTGCAATCCTACcaaaggaacacacacactcccgtCTCCTTCTGCACCCGCGCccactcctcctgctcctctagTGCCCTTAGAACTGGACACCATCCACCTGGACAAGGACCAAGACAAACAGGAGAAGGCCAACATTCCTTCCCCCGACACCCACTCGACACGTTCCCCCCTCAGCAGGCCTCCTCAGGGGCAGGTGATAGCACAGGAGCTAGTGAATGTGTTGGAGGGTGTGTCTCTGGACGAGGAGGTGTTTCTGAGTGCAGACGACGGAGGGAGAAAGGGAGTCAAACAAGAAGGGTCCCCGGTCAACACCACAAGACACATCCAGTCCCCCCTGCTCCTGGGGGGTATCCCTGCGCTGCGTGTGGGAGGGGGAGGCAGCAACTGGGGATCGGATTGTGGCTCAGAGGGTGCTGAAGACGAGGGAGCGGAAGGAGCTGTCCTGGAGGTGCCGGACACGGCGCTGCTCCTCCCGCTGCACGACCCCGACCTCTACGTGGAGATGGTGAAGGGAACGCTCTCTGTACCTCAGTACGCTGAAGTGGCTTACCCAGACTACTTTGGCCATGTGGCGCCAACTTTCAGGGAGCCCCATCTGGAGAGAGTGTATGGCGTTCAGag GTCTAAGATATTCCAGGACATTGAGAGGTTGATCCATCCTAACGATATCGTGGATAAAGTAGTTTATGACCTGGACATTCCAAG tTGTCCTTTGATTGAAGACAACGGGGAGTCGCTGAAGTTCAACTCTCAGTTTGAGTCTGGAAACCTGAGGAAGGTGGTTCAAGTGAGAAA AAATGAGTACGACCTGGTGCTGAATTCAGACATCAACAGtaaccactaccatcagtggtTCTACTTTGAGGTGAGCGGTATGCGAGTGGGAACAATGTACCGCTTCAACATCATCAACTGTGAGAAGTCCAACAGCCAGTTCAACTACG gcatgcAGGTGCTGATGTACTCTGTGCAGGAGGCGATCAGTGGAAGGCCTCGCTGGGTCAGAACAGGAACAGACATCTGTTACTACAA GAATCACTTTGCGAGGAGCTCCATTGCAGCCGGCGGTCAGAAAGGAAAATCCTATTACACCATGACCTTCACAACGAGCTTCAGCCACAAGGACGACGTCTGCTACTTTGCCTATCATTACCCGTACACATACTCCACTCTCAAG ATGCACCTGTCCAAACTGGAGGCTCTGAGGACCCCCCAGATCTACCTGAGACAGGACGTCCTGTGTGAAACTCTAGGGGGAAACAAATGCCCCCTCCTCACCATCACTGCCATGCCAGAGTCCAACTCCAATGATCACATCTGTCAGTTCA GGAATCGCCCATTGATCTTCCTGTCAGCCAGAGTGCACCCCGGAGAGACCAACGCTAGCTGGGTAATGAAGGGCACGCTGGAGTTCCTGATGGGCACCAGCCCGCTGGCAGCCAGCCTGAGAGATGCCTACATCTTCAAGATCGTCCCCATGCTGAACCCTGATGGAGTTATAAATGGAAA TCATCGTTGTTCTCTGAGCGGAGAAGATTTGAATCGCCAGTGGCAGAGCCCCAATCCTGAGCTCCACCCCACCATCTACCACACTAAGAGCCTGCTGCAGTACCTTGCACACATACAAAGGGCACCGCTG GTGTTTTGCGACTACCACGGTCATTCCAGAAAGAAGAACGTGTTCATGTACGGCTGCAGCGTGAAGGAGACGGTCTGGCAGTCCAACATCAGCGCCACGTCCAGCGACCTGCAAGAAGACCTTGGATACAGG GCTCTACCTAAGATCCTGTCCCAGATCGCCCCGGCCTTCAGCATGGCCAGCTGCAGTTTTGTCGTGGAGCGCTCCAAAGAGTCGACCGCCCGCGTTGTTGTATGGAGAGAGATAGGAGTGCAGCGCAGCTACACCATGGAGAGCACGCTGTGTGGCTGTGACCAGGGCAAATACAAG GGTCTGCAGATCGGCAccagagagctggaggagatgGGCGCTCAGTTCTGCGTGGCCCTGctgaggctgaagaggctgaCGGGGCTCCGCAACCaccaacatctgctggatctgGAGAGCGATATCATCGGGCCGCAGTGTAAAGTGGTCAG cagcagcaccacgACCTACGTGCTGGAGGAGGATGAGCCCTCCTTTCTGGAGGCGATAGACTACAGCGCCGAGAGCAACGACGAGGACGCCGAGGCCGACAACGAACACAGGATCGAAGTCCACGAGAACACCGATCACCTGGATCCCCCGTCAGACTCCGACTTCAATCACAGGGACTAA
- the agtpbp1 gene encoding cytosolic carboxypeptidase 1 isoform X2, giving the protein MNKPKMATEKGVPSNSRVLMLLGQLERMNGEAMGRDVETARQVTAKILHLIQTQEKSGKEVMSKGSTGMEVILSSLESSRDVQTTLNILYILTELLTVGRGRRAGVFVSKGGTGVLFQILISASKELPPSEELMLQLHSLLAKVGPKDRKFGVKARLSGALNVTVNLLKQNLQNTKLLLPCLQVLRVYSTNSVNAISLGKNGVVELMFKIVAPYSKKNTSLLKVALDALGALLKSKTNARRAVDGGHVPILLALYLDWHRNDTRHRHMLIRKGLLVCLRNITNIKLGRKAFIDADGMRVLYNSSTECLPVRTLDPLINTSSLIMRKCFPKNRLPLPTIKSAFHYQLPHIPAAGPVAQLYSQPPGVDDVVDESDNEETDADTENDTENEEDEKDQHTANDDIETDLNKLHPKKSPGRPFEELRVYERFFVELSEDFQGFNFDCSKSASTTSSSSTFSSSSASTQPSRPIIVPTAQALSPKRDPISIPLGGCNPTKGTHTLPSPSAPAPTPPAPLVPLELDTIHLDKDQDKQEKANIPSPDTHSTRSPLSRPPQGQVIAQELVNVLEGVSLDEEVFLSADDGGRKGVKQEGSPVNTTRHIQSPLLLGGIPALRVGGGGSNWGSDCGSEGAEDEGAEGAVLEVPDTALLLPLHDPDLYVEMVKGTLSVPQYAEVAYPDYFGHVAPTFREPHLERVYGVQRSKIFQDIERLIHPNDIVDKVVYDLDIPSCPLIEDNGESLKFNSQFESGNLRKVVQVRKNEYDLVLNSDINSNHYHQWFYFEVSGMRVGTMYRFNIINCEKSNSQFNYGMQVLMYSVQEAISGRPRWVRTGTDICYYKNHFARSSIAAGGQKGKSYYTMTFTTSFSHKDDVCYFAYHYPYTYSTLKMHLSKLEALRTPQIYLRQDVLCETLGGNKCPLLTITAMPESNSNDHICQFRNRPLIFLSARVHPGETNASWVMKGTLEFLMGTSPLAASLRDAYIFKIVPMLNPDGVINGNHRCSLSGEDLNRQWQSPNPELHPTIYHTKSLLQYLAHIQRAPLVFCDYHGHSRKKNVFMYGCSVKETVWQSNISATSSDLQEDLGYRALPKILSQIAPAFSMASCSFVVERSKESTARVVVWREIGVQRSYTMESTLCGCDQGKYKGLQIGTRELEEMGAQFCVALLRLKRLTGLRNHQHLLDLESDIIGPQCKVVSSSTTTYVLEEDEPSFLEAIDYSAESNDEDAEADNEHRIEVHENTDHLDPPSDSDFNHRD; this is encoded by the exons TGTTCCCAGTAACTCCAGGGTGCTGATGCTCCTGGGACAACTGGAGAGGATGAACGGAGAGGCCATGGGGAGGGATGTGGAAACGGCGAGACAGGTCACTGCGAAGATACTTCATCTCATTCAGACACAAG AGAAGAGCGGGAAAGAGGTGATGTCCAAAGGCTCCACTGGAATGGAGGTCATCCTATCTTCACTGGAG AGCTCCCGGGATGTCCAGACAACTCTGaacattttgtacattcttaCCGAGCTGCTGACTGTTG GCAGAGGCCGCAGGGCCGGAGTATTCGTGTCTAAAGGAGGAACGGGAGTATTATTTCAGATTCTGATCTCTGCAAGTAAAGAGTTGCCTCCTAGTGAGGAGCTCATGCTGCAGCTTCATTCGCTGCTGGCAAAGGTCGGCCCTAAAG acagAAAGTTTGGTGTGAAGGCCCGTTTGAGCGGAGCGCTGAATGTCACAGTCAACCTGTTGAAACAGAACCTACAGAACACCAAACTGCTTCTGCCCTGCCTGCAGGTTCTCAGGGTTTACTCCACCAACT CGGTGAATGCTATTTCTCTGGGCAAGAACGGAGTGGTGGAGCTCATGTTCAAGATCGTGGCGCCGTACAGCAAGAAGAACACCAGCCTGCTCAA GGTAGCTCTGGACGCACTGGGAGCTCTGCTCAAATCCA agacGAATGCTCGCCGTGCAGTCGATGGCGGACATGTTCCGATCTTGTTGGCTCTGTACCTGGACTGGCATCGCAACGACACAAGACATCGTCACATGCTGATCCGTAAAGGGCTGCTGGTCTGCCTCAGGAACATCACCAACATCAAGCTGGGCAGGAAAGCCTTCATAGACGCTGACGGCATGAGGGTCCTCTACAACTCCTCCACG GAGTGTCTCCCAGTGCGGACTCTGGATCCTCTGATCAACACGTCGAGCCTCATCATGAGGAAGTGTTTTCCTAAGAACCGTCTTCCTCTGCCCACCATCAAATCAGCCTTCCACTACCAGCTGCCACATATACCTGCTGCGGGGCCTGTGGCACAGCTGTACAGCCAGCCACCTGGGG TGGACGATGTGGTGGATGAAAGTGACAACGAGGAGACGGACGCAGACACGGAGAACGATACTGAGAACGAGGAGGACGAGAAGGATCAGCACACCGCT AATGACGACATAGAGACGGACCTTAACAAGCTGCATCCCAAAAAGAGCCCTGGACGTCCCTTTGAGGAGTTAAGGGTTTATGAAAGGTTCTTTGTGGAGCTTTCTGAGGACTTCCAG GGTTTCAACTTTGATTGCTCGAAGAGTGCCTCTACCACATCTTCATCATCCACCTTCTCCTCATCGTCAGCCTCCACTCAGCCCTCTCGGCCAATCATAGTGCCCACAGCTCAGGCCCTGTCCCCCAAGCGGGATCCCATATCGATCCCACTGGGGGGTTGCAATCCTACcaaaggaacacacacactcccgtCTCCTTCTGCACCCGCGCccactcctcctgctcctctagTGCCCTTAGAACTGGACACCATCCACCTGGACAAGGACCAAGACAAACAGGAGAAGGCCAACATTCCTTCCCCCGACACCCACTCGACACGTTCCCCCCTCAGCAGGCCTCCTCAGGGGCAGGTGATAGCACAGGAGCTAGTGAATGTGTTGGAGGGTGTGTCTCTGGACGAGGAGGTGTTTCTGAGTGCAGACGACGGAGGGAGAAAGGGAGTCAAACAAGAAGGGTCCCCGGTCAACACCACAAGACACATCCAGTCCCCCCTGCTCCTGGGGGGTATCCCTGCGCTGCGTGTGGGAGGGGGAGGCAGCAACTGGGGATCGGATTGTGGCTCAGAGGGTGCTGAAGACGAGGGAGCGGAAGGAGCTGTCCTGGAGGTGCCGGACACGGCGCTGCTCCTCCCGCTGCACGACCCCGACCTCTACGTGGAGATGGTGAAGGGAACGCTCTCTGTACCTCAGTACGCTGAAGTGGCTTACCCAGACTACTTTGGCCATGTGGCGCCAACTTTCAGGGAGCCCCATCTGGAGAGAGTGTATGGCGTTCAGag GTCTAAGATATTCCAGGACATTGAGAGGTTGATCCATCCTAACGATATCGTGGATAAAGTAGTTTATGACCTGGACATTCCAAG tTGTCCTTTGATTGAAGACAACGGGGAGTCGCTGAAGTTCAACTCTCAGTTTGAGTCTGGAAACCTGAGGAAGGTGGTTCAAGTGAGAAA AAATGAGTACGACCTGGTGCTGAATTCAGACATCAACAGtaaccactaccatcagtggtTCTACTTTGAGGTGAGCGGTATGCGAGTGGGAACAATGTACCGCTTCAACATCATCAACTGTGAGAAGTCCAACAGCCAGTTCAACTACG gcatgcAGGTGCTGATGTACTCTGTGCAGGAGGCGATCAGTGGAAGGCCTCGCTGGGTCAGAACAGGAACAGACATCTGTTACTACAA GAATCACTTTGCGAGGAGCTCCATTGCAGCCGGCGGTCAGAAAGGAAAATCCTATTACACCATGACCTTCACAACGAGCTTCAGCCACAAGGACGACGTCTGCTACTTTGCCTATCATTACCCGTACACATACTCCACTCTCAAG ATGCACCTGTCCAAACTGGAGGCTCTGAGGACCCCCCAGATCTACCTGAGACAGGACGTCCTGTGTGAAACTCTAGGGGGAAACAAATGCCCCCTCCTCACCATCACTGCCATGCCAGAGTCCAACTCCAATGATCACATCTGTCAGTTCA GGAATCGCCCATTGATCTTCCTGTCAGCCAGAGTGCACCCCGGAGAGACCAACGCTAGCTGGGTAATGAAGGGCACGCTGGAGTTCCTGATGGGCACCAGCCCGCTGGCAGCCAGCCTGAGAGATGCCTACATCTTCAAGATCGTCCCCATGCTGAACCCTGATGGAGTTATAAATGGAAA TCATCGTTGTTCTCTGAGCGGAGAAGATTTGAATCGCCAGTGGCAGAGCCCCAATCCTGAGCTCCACCCCACCATCTACCACACTAAGAGCCTGCTGCAGTACCTTGCACACATACAAAGGGCACCGCTG GTGTTTTGCGACTACCACGGTCATTCCAGAAAGAAGAACGTGTTCATGTACGGCTGCAGCGTGAAGGAGACGGTCTGGCAGTCCAACATCAGCGCCACGTCCAGCGACCTGCAAGAAGACCTTGGATACAGG GCTCTACCTAAGATCCTGTCCCAGATCGCCCCGGCCTTCAGCATGGCCAGCTGCAGTTTTGTCGTGGAGCGCTCCAAAGAGTCGACCGCCCGCGTTGTTGTATGGAGAGAGATAGGAGTGCAGCGCAGCTACACCATGGAGAGCACGCTGTGTGGCTGTGACCAGGGCAAATACAAG GGTCTGCAGATCGGCAccagagagctggaggagatgGGCGCTCAGTTCTGCGTGGCCCTGctgaggctgaagaggctgaCGGGGCTCCGCAACCaccaacatctgctggatctgGAGAGCGATATCATCGGGCCGCAGTGTAAAGTGGTCAG cagcagcaccacgACCTACGTGCTGGAGGAGGATGAGCCCTCCTTTCTGGAGGCGATAGACTACAGCGCCGAGAGCAACGACGAGGACGCCGAGGCCGACAACGAACACAGGATCGAAGTCCACGAGAACACCGATCACCTGGATCCCCCGTCAGACTCCGACTTCAATCACAGGGACTAA